Sequence from the Numida meleagris isolate 19003 breed g44 Domestic line chromosome 2, NumMel1.0, whole genome shotgun sequence genome:
tgcacagggcCTTAtacagcctcaccttgaaagtctccagggacagggcatcaaccacatcactaagcaacttgttccagtgcttcaccaccctcactaGCAAGCTTGACCCTGTGCTAGGCTGATGTTCCACACTGTCACACCCACAGTATTGCCCATGGACACTTTCAGGAGAGGCCAGATGAGAATAGCTTTAGAAAACCCAGATGTTGCAATACCACAGCAGCAAAGAAcaggaaacaagaagaaaagggggaaaatgagATTGGGAAGGGATTTAACTGACCCTGTGcaaggaggagatggagaagggatggggaaagaaagggatagggaagaggagaggaggggagggataaagaagggaaaagaacagaagggGAAGAAGTGGAAAGGAGAGATTAAAGGGTcaaagggaggagaagaaaaaggaaaagtgaaaggaaaaggagaggaaaaatgtgaGTGTCTGGAGATGTTTTCTAAAGCAACAGAAACCTGCAGGTATGGTCtaattttccaaaatgaaaaaacaaactgaacagCCCGTGCAGCATTTTTGCCACCTGTCACTAGGGTGGCATTCCTGAGATCTGGTGGAATGACTCATCCCAAAACAACAACTGTTGCCAACaaggtctttcctccaggtctAGTTATTTGAATGAGAGAACTGTAAAGAACAAACTAAACAGGAAAGTCAAAGGCAACTTCTTGTCTGGGAGTTCAGCTCTAAGCTTCCCGTGAAGCCATCCACTCCCCAAGGTGCCTCCCCGCTCTACCCAACAGGAACCCAGGTGACCCTCTGGGCCAAAAAGAAGGCATTTGCCCTGTTAGAACGAACCCTTTGATTAACAGAACAGCCAATAGAACAGCCTCCCTTGATTAAAAGAACTAGTATAAATAAAGGGACACAAACTAGCTGGAACGTGTTAGACAAACTGTGCCCGTTCACAGTGCCGGCAGTCAGGTTCAATACTCGAGTGCCAAGCGCTTACCGAGAGAAAGCCACACATTCTTTGGGTCTTTAGACTGCTGGTAggcacccagccctgccaggcCACCAAAGAGAAGGCCGGCAGCAAGGGACGGGACGCTGccttcaagaaagaaaacaatataaatcACAACgggtatttatttttcaatcagCAAGATACCTTGGAGCCCTCTGTCCCCATCAGCTCACCACGCGGCCACCCAGCCAGCCCTTCTAAAAGGcagaaccccccccccccccccagcgcTGACAGCGACCCTACCTGCCCTGGCGTAGCCGATGATGCCCCCGGAGGCCACCAGCGCCGCGTACCCGAAGCCGACCCAGTCGTACTCCATCTGCGGCGCCTCCGCCCTTCTGCCGGCCGCCGGCGAGCGGCCCGCTCTGACCTTGCCGCCGCGCTTCCCGGCGTGCCGCGGGGGCGGAGCGAAGCTTACCCGCAGTTCCGGCCGCGGGCGGGCAGCTCACCACCGCCGCCGCAGGCCGTGGCGCCGCAGGCGCTGTGGCAGCCGAGCCCGCGGGCGGCGCTGATAGATAGGCGTAGTTCTTGGCTGCcacaagtttttcttcttccttcttttcttctccttaagAAGTGCGAAAGCTGAGGAGGCAGCCggcgctgcccccccccccccccccaaaaaaaaaaaaaatcagtcgCACAGTGGAAACAAAAGGGTTTATTTATAACATTCGTTAAGAAAGGAAGCAACACTGTAAACGGCAGCAGGTCAGGAACAGGGGTCTTCCTGCAGAATAACACCTGCAATGTTTTTCTGGGTTCTTATTATAACAAAGAATGCAACCCAGCACTGAAATATCTGTATTTGCTCAGGCTACAATGCCCCTTTATGTCTGTGGGTACAAGTTGAGGGGGTTGGCTCCAGAGCTCCTAGCTGGGCACCTTAAAGctctgtctttaaaataatcacTCTCCCTGGCATACTTATCTTTTCATCTGCCATCATAGCATCAAGCCCTCTCCTGCCCTCCACAAGAGGATTTCCACCCAAGTTCTGCTCTAAactccccatctccctgcagaaAACTGCACTACCAAGCGTGACAGAAGCGCAGAACAAGCTGCCCAAAGCACATCCTGCTGCAGACATCTGAATATGATGCACTGTCATTCCTCAACTACTGCAGTTTGCAATACAGCTTGTTAAAGGACACTGACATTAGCAGTGGCTTAATGAAGTTGGTAGTTAACCTGCTGCTGTTCAAGACCTACCACATGAGCCGCCCTTTCTtgtgcagagcaggagagcTCACTCGCAGTTTATGCTGCCCTATTGCTGCTGGCTGGGTCATTCAACAGCACTGCTAAAATACCCCAGAAACACAGCCTGTCATCACTGCAGGAAGAACcattcagttttgtttaaaaaaaaaaaaatgaccgATACCTCTTACTTTCTGCTGGCCATGCTAAAATATTCCTGaatgctgatttttctctgcCACATTCCTAGTCTGCTGAGACTATGCGTGCTGGAGGGTTAGGTAGACTAGGGAAGGAATATCAGCTCAGCTACTCGGCTGCCTCCCTCTAGTGGCTGTtattggaaacaaaaatagGGCTGTGAAGCCGTGAAACTCAACATTAAGTATATGTATTAACCACTCAAAGGAAGTAAACTCAGTAAGGCGGCTCAAACCATGTCAAAACATgacacaaaaaaatcacagagttACTGCCAGAGCTCTATTACTGATCTTTCAGTCCTGACATCTCTTTCCACTGCCTTCCCCACTTTGGGTCCTTCCATGCAATGATCTGAGGACACTGGTAGGCCAAAATCTGTGTGCAGAGATGTATCTATCTCATTTTCTAGCTCTATTAGTTGGCCAAGTACAACAAATAAGTaagcctttctttttcataaagaGCTCTTGTGCCCGAAAGCCTATCAAGATCTTTCTATCCACAACCATTCATATAGCAAAAGGTGCTGTATTCTCTTAGAAACCTTGAACcaacagatatttaaagaacagGCAAGACCAGGGCAGCGCAGcatctttcttccatttccagtaCTTTTCTGGTGCACTAAACTTCCATATCTTTGGCTAAAAAACACCTGCATGTATGGCCACCAATtgtgttcttgtttttgaaGTCTTGCTCACTGTGGCTTGTTACCTTTCTGCTTGCCAATGTGCACTGCTTGTCTTTGAGGTATGAGAAGTCCCAGGGATGCCTGATtctatatacatttttatagaaACAGGTAACAATTTCAGTGTAGCAAGACTGAAGTTAGGGCTGGACAACAGGCCATTAAAATAGCAGATGTGCCAACAGGGCAGCTGCAAAAGGAGCTGTACCCTACTGCTTCTTTTTGGATCTCTCACCTTTTGGCCACTGAATGTTAAGTAAAAACTTAGATTTGCAGACAGAGTGACACAAGCTGACCTGAGCTGCATCTACTGCACATCCTAAAGAAACCTGTTGGATGAATGTGTCCttccagagaagcagaaattagATTTTTGCTGCAATTCTGACCACTTTTGTTGATGTATCCTGGGTTTTTGGTAGCTAGAAATACCAGCTTGGTTCCACCTGAACCTCACTCTGTGCCAAGGTCTTCTTTCGATGTCTCAGTTCCAGGCACTCCACAGTCAACGGGTATGTCCTGAGCTCAAACTTATTTGCAAACATACAGGTGGAGTTAAAAAGCCACTTGAGGTCACCTGTTCCATATACACAAATGCCTCTGACATAATGGCCTgccaaattaaaaagaaaaaaaaaaaaagaaatatcagaacccagttttctttctacagGCATGCTTAAGGATCCAAAGCTTTCTTTGGATAAATTCTATCTGCAAAGCCACTATAAATGATCTGCACAACATCCTAAAAGGCTTACTGGTCACACAGTGTGAATAAGTATGAACAACAGTATGAAATGAAGGAAGTTACTTATGAATAAGTAGTAAGCATAATTCCCAAGTAAGGAGATAGACAAGAAGTTTTATTGCTTGAGACTCTAAGACAGGGCTGAGACACAGCAAGAAGGAGAATTTCCTTCTGTCAGTGAAAAGGAACTGATCCTTTTACTTAAGCAAGATTTTCCACTAAATAATTTGGGTTGATACTGGTGCAACATCACTTATTCTGGTGTAGTCATGATCATGTGAAACCGCTGCAGTTTAAGCtgactgaaattattttccccccccctcctccaCACAAACAATGGAGGAAAAgttcatgaaataaaattggTATTCCATTTTCCTCCCACTTTTGTATGTCACAAGTAGTAGCATCACACAAAATACAAATCAGCAACCAAAAAATT
This genomic interval carries:
- the LOC110393924 gene encoding transmembrane protein 14C-like is translated as MEYDWVGFGYAALVASGGIIGYARAGSVPSLAAGLLFGGLAGLGAYQQSKDPKNVWLSLVASGTLSAVMGMRFYNSRKAMPGLIAGASLLMVGRLGLQIMEKPLEP